The DNA region AGACGAACCAGCTCTTTAACAATGCGTACACCAGAATCACGACGATGATCCCTATGATGAAATATACGGATACGCGGAGCTTTTCCATGACCGGATGCAAAGATTCCGGGCAACTAGCGTACCGGTCAATCCACTTTTGTGGATCCGATTCCGCGTCCTATTTTCGTTCCAGTACGCCGGATCGTTCCGGCACGTTCAATGCGGAGGAAATCTCGCCCGTATCTTCCCGAAGTAGAGTCAAGGGATTGTAGGTATCCGGGATCACTTTCCCATCCACAACGAAATTATAAAGGTATTCCCCCGGTTTCAGTTTTTTTACGATCCTGAAAATCCCGTTCCTCTCTCGTTCCATGAAATCCGCTTCGGGGTCCCAGTGATTAAAATCTCCCACCAGAGTCACGGCTTCCGCTTGTGGCTGGTAAATCCTGAATTCCACGGTCCGGAACTCCTTTTCTTCCAAGGGAGAATCTTCCAAAACTCTAGTGCTGACCTGCTTGTTCGGACCGCCATGCCTGTAAGCGATTCGGGAGACTAGGGAACCGCTTCCGTCCTCGAACGTGTCGGGGTTTCCCGGATCGTGGGTAAAGAGACCGTCCACCCGGAATTTATACTCGTAAGCGGGTTTCGGATCATATGCGGTATCACCCACTAGATCCAAAATTCCGTAAAAAACTCCCTTATCATTCTTGGTTAAAGGAACACACTGCCAATGATTGAATTCCCCGCAAACGCTCACTTCGTCGTTCTGTAGGCCTTCATACGTAAATAAAACTCCACGGTTCAATAATTTTCCCGTCCGCAGAGAAGTTGCGGTATCTACGTATCTGATAAAACGGGGAGGAACGGCTTTTTTCAGATTTTCCATCTGCCAGAAATAATAGATTTTTTCTTCGGCAAGGGCTTCTTCCCCTTCCTCGAAATCCACGGAGCGAAAGGAGCCGATCCAGTCCTCCGCCTCGTCCGCCGCCAGGGCAAATGTAAGAATCAACGTGAGAAATAGAATTACCTTGGTTTTATTGGCTGGAATCATTCTGTTGGGATTGTCGAAACAATTCCGGGAAACCCTAAGCGGATTTCCGGAGCCCGCCAGATCGATCCGACATAAGGAAAAATTCTTTGATCTTTTTTTAGGAAGCCGATAGTATCCTTAAGGACTTTATGGCTGAGCCTTCATCTCCAGAATATTCACCCCAAGATTTGGAGCAGATCAGTTCCATTCTGGATCCGCTGAACCGAAATCCGGACGCCTCGGACGACCTC from Leptospira fletcheri includes:
- a CDS encoding carbohydrate-binding module 48 produces the protein MIPANKTKVILFLTLILTFALAADEAEDWIGSFRSVDFEEGEEALAEEKIYYFWQMENLKKAVPPRFIRYVDTATSLRTGKLLNRGVLFTYEGLQNDEVSVCGEFNHWQCVPLTKNDKGVFYGILDLVGDTAYDPKPAYEYKFRVDGLFTHDPGNPDTFEDGSGSLVSRIAYRHGGPNKQVSTRVLEDSPLEEKEFRTVEFRIYQPQAEAVTLVGDFNHWDPEADFMERERNGIFRIVKKLKPGEYLYNFVVDGKVIPDTYNPLTLLREDTGEISSALNVPERSGVLERK